The stretch of DNA acagaaaataattaactttatcacaatatgctatttttttagaaggacctgtaatcGTCCAACATAACATAATGAAATGTAGCAAGTCTGGAGAAACCAAATAGCATCAGTACTAGCCACTGATCCCATCTATCAGCATagtggtggagggctgatggtttgggctcTATCTCCAACCACCATGAATGCCTCTAGATACCAACATATTCAACATTTGTCGAGCAGCTGAAGCTTGGACCCGACCAGCTGGACTCACCTGCAGATTCTTCAGAGCCACAACTGGAATCACAGCAATCACAAACAGAGTTCGGCCCAAACAGCTCCACCCATCTGAAAACATGGAGTAATTAATGATCCGGCATGTTTCAATCCCACAACTACTTCCTGCAAAGATCTGACCTTCTAGTGTTTGAGTCATAGTTGCAGGACTTAGCTGTTGGTGTCGGGACCAGACTGCCTACAAACATGGTGCAGTGCATGTAGAGCTGCTGCAGAAGACACAAGCAGGTAAAGGGTCACACCTTTAACTTAGGAGGAGAAAGTGAAACTAAACATTCTGCTCACCTGAGCCGCCATCCCTTTGAACAGAAAAGCATCAACAGAGAATCTCACAGCGTTGTTTCTGTGAGGGATGAATCTGGAGTGGCTGCTTTTGCTTTCCACCATACATCTTCACCATCAGAAGGAAAGACAGAAGTCAGAGGTGTCAAAAATGATAGTCTCCTTCATAGAATTAAGCCCAGATGGAGATTACCCAGAGTTCTTTATGACTGGATACTGAGGCTTGGAGGTGTGGGACTTCTCAGAAGTTGCATAACATGTGTGGATGTAAAGTCTTTCGTCATTGGACAGCGATTCGGCCTTGGCCTCAAAGAACATGGGTTCCCCGAGAACATAGTCAGGCTGAGAGGTCTCCTTCCACTCAGCTGAAGTACAAGAGAAACATTTCATCTTACTAAAGGGAACCCAGATGGTCAAAGAGTTTTACTTAAATCATTAAACTAAAATTAAACTATTTAAGTCCAAATCTGTGTTTAAGATGCtcctaaataaattaataaaatgtaaTGTTTTCAATCTAAATGTGACTCCCTGAATTAGACTAAAATAATAGTTGTGTGTGTTCTAGTTTTACCAGTTTGTGGCGTCAGAACAAATTTTGCGGAGTTCCTCATTTTTTTCAGGACTTTGCGCATCTGCACCTTTGGTGTGTATCCAATTTTATACGAGTAAACAAACCTAAAACATAGAACACGTTAAGAACACGCTAAAAGAGGATTTTAGCGTGAAGAAGAAACACAGCTGGATTATTATTCTGGATCTGAACTCACCTGTTAAAATAACAAGCAATGGGCAGCTTCAGAGGCGCCATCCTTCTGATTGGTCCTTTACGTTTTGGTGGGTCATAATGCAGCAGGTTAAAGTAAACCATCCGATTACCAATCATCTAGAGGTGATGTGAGACTTTATACTAGCATCCAGCATCTGGGTCCAGCAGGAAGCTCTAGACCAGATTCTGGGTCCATGCTGAACTCTAATCCCGTAACAGCTGATGTAAACCAGAGTCTGATGTCTAGCATAgtaactattttataccaaataTTCAGGTTAATTTTTTAATTCGTTTGTTCCTTTGGTAGCTCCAACTGTTTTAACATTTATACTTTAACCATGCAACAATTTATTTAGCCTTCAATCCCAAATCTGACAGATAACATGACCAAGGGTGCCAAAGAGTAATCTCGCCTAGGCACCAAATCGCACCGGCCCTGCCGTGACTTACCGTGCGCTTGGTACCACACCTCTCCAGCTCGTACTCAAAGAGCAGGTGATGTTCTGTGGTTCGGCTGACTTGGCAGGTTCCGAGTTTCAGGTGAGAAACCGGATCACCGAAACCCAGAATGCTCCGGTCTACCTGGAGCTGCATCTTGTTCAGTTCGCAGGAAGTCTTTACGGTAACGGCGGACATGCTGGGCGGGCTGGTGTCGGGCATCACCGGTAGCAGGAGCTCCCGGACCGGCCCAGGTAGGGGCTCCTGTCCGGTCCCTCTGGCCGGGGAAAAGTACTCCTTGTGGACCAGCGGCAGGTCCGAGTCCATGTACATGGGGAGGCTGAGGTACTTGTGCTGCAACAGCGCCGGTGTTTCCCTCCGGTAAACGTTCATCAGCTGATCGGTTCGGTTAGAAGCTTCAGCCATTAGAGGGCCTCCTTCCGCGGAGAACACGAGGAGAACCAGGAGGAGCTTCAtcatatttttacttgttttactgTCTCTGATCTGGAGTCTAATCTGGAACACCTGGTGGAGAAAAGCAGCTCCATGGCTCCGCCCACCGGCTGCTGCAGGTACTAATCTGAAACCTGTGACGTCACTTACACACGCCGCTCTAAACAGCAGAACGTGGAGGAAAAAATACGAGTTTTCATCTCATTAAAAAAACTCATAAATTATATGAGTCACAAACAGGTGGAATAGTTAGTCTTTGTTGTATAATGGGTTTTTATTAATAACATCACAAATATATTTCATGGActcttgacctctgaccttaatctGAACCAGTTCCTGCGGGATTTTGGATGATGTTCTGGCTTCTGTTGTTCCTGGGTTTCTGTAGAAAAGAGGACGTGTTGCTTTTTTAGATCTTTTAGCATTCATGCTCAGACAGGTCCTATTGAGGTGATTTCTTTTGCTATAAATAATCTGGTTAATCCCAGGTAACTCAGGATTGCAGTTCCACTCTGGACCACATGAAGCCTGCATGATGGATTTAGTATAACTCAGGTCTTCTGTGTTTTAACTGATGCATTTGCTGATCTGAAAGGTTTAGTAAGGGGGAACACgtgtatatatttgtgtgtgtggtgtgtgtgtgtgtgtgtgtgtgtgtgtgtgtgtgtgtgtgtgtgtgtgtgtgtgtgtgtgtgtgtgtgtgtgtgtgtgtgtggtgggggtaaTACCACATAATTGTTTTATGTTTCAGAGTCTTAAATCTTCCTTATCAGACTGAAACAAATGGAAGCAGCTGCAGCCCACTCTCTCGTTCACCAGGCCGAGCACTCAGTGAGCAGGGTGAGTAACGTGACAGACCAGAGGGGGGGAGCGGGCCTCGCAGCTCTGTTGCACAGGTGTGTGTTGCAGCACTCGTTGGTGAAGGTGAAGTTGAGTCCCATGGCAGACCTCTCACCTGTGATTCCACACAGAGCCTGCAGGACACAGCTCTTCTCGTACAGCACCACATGGAAGTCTCCTGAAAGTTCAAACATCAGTTTAATGCGTGCACGCCCCTCTGCTCCCCAGTCTCTCTCACTTTCACTTCTGACCCATTTAAATGTGGCTTGGCGACTCGAGGCGCTCACCTTTCTGACCTACGGCTCTGCTGGAGAGGCAGAGCTGCCCAGGTGGACACCTGAGAGGGAATCTGATGCAGTCCAGAGGTGAGATGGCAGGAAACACACAGGTGTAGCAGAAGAGGGTCACTAGAGGACAATAAGGTTGGTTAAAGCATTATAATACTGTTAGACATTTAATATGATTTAAATTAAATCGGCCTTAATTTAGAGAAACTGTGTTTTTAACTGATCTGCAGCAGTCAGAGTGATGTCATTTTGGAGAATCGGGTTCTCTTGAAGCTAATGGCTAACGGAGCTAAACCCTTCGAGCTAGCGCTGCATCATGTATTTGTATTTTGACAGAATAATTCAATGTTTGCTTATTTCAATGCTGAAGCATGAGTCAGTTTTCATTCCCAGATCTTAAGCAGCTCATAATCAGCAGCCATGTCTGCAGTTACCATAGCAACAACAATATTTCATTATGATGGTTAAATGCTCTGATTAGCTGTTAGCTTGACTCTCTGAATGTTCAGGTAAGATCTGCTGCAGGTAAGACAAACCATTCATTTAGGCCCATGTTTGTTATTGCTGCCTAATTTAATGACATCTGCAAAAGAAGTTCATAAAGTCATTCAAATCcccaattttctaaataaataaggTCAAATATTCTAAAAGGAGAGTCTTTAATGTTTAAATTAATTTTTCATTTaggcaaaataaaaaaaagaaagtgaTGAGTGTTTTCTACAGAGAATATGAATAATAACCTAGTTACTGCAATTAAATTGCTTTCCCCCCCaaaattcttaatttttttatttcatctAAATTTAAAATCTCAGTCCGTTTGGTATTTCAGAAGTTTcctgataaaaacatttaaactgaTAAATAAAACATAAGTTTCCATTCAATGAATTCTATTTGTATTTGGTTGGGTTTATAGTTTTTCTGTCACTCACCTGCAGCTGGAAGTAAAAACAGGCAAATCAGAGGACTCAGAAGCTTCAACATCTCTGAAAAATTTCAAATCCTCCAGCAGCTTGATTTATATGCTGGTGTTTACTGAAACCCGTCAGCTGTTTTCATCccgaacaaaacaaacaaaccagcagCTTCAGTCAGATCCAGGAATCATCACAGGAATCATCAGCATCGCTGTTGTCAGCCAATCAGCTGCTgctaataacacacacacacacacacacacacacacacacacacacacacacacacacacacacacacacacaggtctggtTCTGCATCCGGTTAGGATTATAATCCTGTTTATTTTCTTGTGGGTAATGAAGTTGAGGAGGCCATATTGAGATTATTAAATCTTTGTCCTCCTAATGAGGGACGTTGAGTGTTTGGGGAGGACAGTCAGCTGATCTAAAGTCTCATGACTGAAGTGAGACGGAGCCACAAACTGCTGCTGCTTGTTAATGTTGCTCAAACACAAAGAGTCTGATTTTACAACTACATTTACTTATTTTCATGAGAACTTTTATGGTTTGGTTCTGAAAAATCATCACTTTTCCTCCAGGTTTAATGAAATAATGGTTTCTGACCAGGTCCATCATATTGTGAAAGTATTTTATCTTGAATATAAATGAAAGGAAGATATGCCTTTGGTACCAGGGACCGCCTGTGGATCCACTCATGTGGACTTGGGATTATGGAAAGACAATAGTATCAAAAAGATATATAGACATGAGATGTTGTCAAATCAGGTTCTTATATGCAGAGGACTTTAAAAATGGACTCCGTGCTCTTGTCACCATCTTGAGCCAAACCAGGTTTGgctaaaatgttttaattaaaccATAAAGATCCTTTAAACATCCAGATCAGACCGGTTAAGACCagacttttgtttttcttctctgtGTTGCTGTGATGTCATTattaataaataatatcaaaaaCACAAGGTCCTGCAGAAAGCAATCCTCACAAGTAATATATGTGTTTCTACAACATATGTAAGGTTAAATAATATGTGCTACATATAAATCTATGTTCTTTTTTATTCATCACTTTAGTGTTATGTGTTTGTGGGACTTTAACAAactaaacaaacaaccaaacaaacagCTGACAGGTGCATTAGGCAGAAAGACctcaaaaataaaactgaatcTGGACGCTCAGTGCTGCTCAGACTCTGAATCAGAGCTGAGATCTAAACATCTCCTCAGCACCGCTCTGCCCTGGGATCAGATCACACATGAAACACATGTCAGCCTgatcgaacccccccccccccatatccaCCAGTCATGGCCATGCTCTCTGCAGCGCACTGTTCTTGTAGGCTGGAAAGATGGATCGGGACCACAGACGTCCTCTGAGAGGAACAAAAACCAGCAATAGTCAGGTGGACTTATCCTGATTTACTTAACTTTCTGTTCACCATCAAAATCACACCAATTATAAACTCCATGGAGGCAaattcagaagaaaaaaaaacctacTCAGAGGTGTGAGTTCTGTGAGATTTGTGTTTGTGACAAGAATTATAATTAGCAAtaattatttgtgtgtgtgtgtgtgtgtacatactaAGGACCATTTAGAACATTTTCTCTACGAAGTGAGGATATTTTTTTTGGTCCTGacttttttagaagcttaccattaaattttagaggtatggtgtgaatgaagttttagttaaagagcaagtcaacccctaccagagtctaactccactctcacttcatgtttgaaaaatgcaacacatgctgttgcctggcagaccgagaaggcggagctgctaacaaatacacacaaacacaggctcacgacagcattgtgacatcataatgtaccagtttacatcatagcatacctcttagccaatagctgtggcagatttaaattaaaatacagtgcagagtttttacctgacaacggcacaacactgacagttttaggcagaatatttaaattttaactaagatgcactgaagtgccaaattattgacgacacgtgtctgcagcacgattagacactctttTATTTAGATTAtcggcaaaaaaaagttgatttgggggtgacttgctccttAAGTTTAGGGTTAGAAATATATCAGCATTGGTTAGGGTTATATATgcagttaccaacattaagtcaatacaaagtcataatatggatagaaatacaatattgtgtgtgtgtgtgtgcgtgtgggtttTCTGCAGTTCCGTCGAAAGTTTAGGTTTATTTATTTCTCACCGTTCCTCTGGTAGTCCAGGGTCTCGCCctcccctcttcctcctcctgttcCAGCTGTGCGCTCCGCAGACGGACCGGCGCCCCGGTATCGAGTCTGCCGAGCAGGCGCTGTGCCCGCTGGATGGACCGGAACACTACGTCTTGCCAGGACTGCGAACCGATCGGGACAGAACCAAGAGGAACTAACTGGACCTGCATACTTTACCACTCAGGTATTCAGACTGACAACTTTGTTAGATGTAGTTTCTATGGCAACCGGATGCTGAAAGTTGTCCGCTGATTGTTTGCTGAGGAGAATTTGCTTTAACCT from Nothobranchius furzeri strain GRZ-AD chromosome 5, NfurGRZ-RIMD1, whole genome shotgun sequence encodes:
- the zp3d.2 gene encoding zona pellucida sperm-binding protein 3d.2, with the translated sequence MMKLLLVLLVFSAEGGPLMAEASNRTDQLMNVYRRETPALLQHKYLSLPMYMDSDLPLVHKEYFSPARGTGQEPLPGPVRELLLPVMPDTSPPSMSAVTVKTSCELNKMQLQVDRSILGFGDPVSHLKLGTCQVSRTTEHHLLFEYELERCGTKRTMIGNRMVYFNLLHYDPPKRKGPIRRMAPLKLPIACYFNRFVYSYKIGYTPKVQMRKVLKKMRNSAKFVLTPQTAEWKETSQPDYVLGEPMFFEAKAESLSNDERLYIHTCYATSEKSHTSKPQYPVIKNSGCMVESKSSHSRFIPHRNNAVRFSVDAFLFKGMAAQQLYMHCTMFVGSLVPTPTAKSCNYDSNTRRWVELFGPNSVCDCCDSSCGSEESAEFFPETPVMSSTSWTINPKTKVVLQLKKKMAPTTSTTTGTSWKSLPVDSADLQMGGVGEVGEAELDWPFRGGGVTWMEEKEVKGSAVGEEEEEEEGVSKPRRVFEDIFDFDELSFDLK
- the LOC107379099 gene encoding sperm acrosome membrane-associated protein 4: MLKLLSPLICLFLLPAAVTLFCYTCVFPAISPLDCIRFPLRCPPGQLCLSSRAVGQKGDFHVVLYEKSCVLQALCGITGERSAMGLNFTFTNECCNTHLCNRAARPAPPLWSVTLLTLLTECSAW